In Microbacterium enclense, the DNA window TGCTGCACGGTGACAGCGGTCGTGTCTCCCCCGATACGTCCCTCATCTTGCGATTCGTGACGTGTCGGGCTCACGTGTGATCCACCGCACGTCAGAATGATCAGACGCGATTGTGGTGGATATGCCGTGGGGGTGACCTGTTCGCAGATCAATCCCTGAGATGGTGCGAGCGTTGATCCGTTCGCCCCGCCCGAGGGCATGACGCACGGCGCGCGTGAACGCACACCCGCTCAATGATACGCGCTCATCGGGGGTGCGGGCAAACGTGCACGGGCCTCACGGGCTGAGAAGATCCCGGGTGCGACGACGCTCGGGGCGACCCGTCGCCGGCGATCCGTCTGCGACAGGCCGTGCCGGCCCCGCGGATCACCCGATGAGCAGGACGAGCGCGACGACCGCGGCGGCGACGAGCAGGACGATCACGATTCCCGCCACGAGCAGCCGGCGTCCGTGACCGCGCCCCGATCGCGGTCGGACGGCAGCGGCATCCGGACGCTCGGGATACCGCGACGGCGGCGGCGGTGTCCGGGCCACGCGGACCACCCCGTCGGGCCGGGGCGCGTAGGTCTCGGTCGCGCCGATGCCGGGAGAGCGGGACTCTCTGGCCGCCCCCGACGGCGTCTCGGATCGCGGCGTGGCGTGTCCGGCCGTCGCGCGGCCGGCCGTCGCGCGGTCGGGGAGAGCGGGGCCGGCCGTCGCGCGGTCGGGGAGAGCGGGGTCGGCGGTCGGCCTTCGGCTCCCCCCTGTCGTGTCGTCGGCACCGGCCGTGGCGGGGGCCTCGCCCCGGCGACGTCGACGCGCGGTGGCGGTGTCGCCCGTGTCGTCCACCTCCGCCGCGGGGCGACGAGGGGCCGTTTCGGTGTCCCCCGTGTCGTACGGGTCCACCCGGGTGTGGCGGCGAATGGTCGCGGTGTCGTCGGCCGGGTCGCCGTTCCCCGGGTCGCCGTTCCCCGGGTCGCCGTTCGCATCATCGCCGTCGGTCGCCGGGTCGCCGGCCGCTGCCTCGTCGTCCGCGGAGGCGGCAGAAGACGGAGCCACACGCGCGCGGGAGGCGGAGACAGCGGTGTCCTCGTCCACCGGACCGGCGTCGGGCGCGGGATCGTCCCCTCGCCGGGCGGATCTCACCGTGTCGTCTTCGATCAGGCCGGTGAGGGGCGTCCTCCGGACGACGATCGTGTCGTCGTCCGCTCCGGGGCGGGGCGAGCGAACCGTGTCGTCCTCGAGCTCTCCGGGCGGCGTGGGCCACGAGCGCAGCCGACCGGCCCAGAGAGTGACGTCGTCGGGGTCGTCGGGCTTGTCGTAGGGCCCGCTCATGCGTCCCTCCGAGACAGCCGCACCTCCGCGTCACCGAGGAAGAAGCGCTCGCCCGCCTCGATCTCCTCACCCGGCGGCGCCTCGACCTCGGTCCCCATCAGAGTGGCGAAGAGCACTCCGTTCGTGGAGTTCAGATCGGTGACGAACCAGGTGTCGCCGCGCAGCTGCAGGCGCGCGTGGGTCTTCGACACGGTGCGTGTCTCGTCCGAGATCGCGACGAGTTGCGCGTCGGGGAACGCGTCGTCGGCGGCCGGGCGCCTCCCCACGATGACGACGGGCGACGTCAGATCCACGGGGTCGCCCCCCGGCGGGATGAGCGCCCACGGGATACGACGGCGACGTGCGACCACCGTGCGGTCCAGCGCGTCGATGTCGTCGTCGTCGTCCTCGACGCCCGGTGCGAACTCCGGCTGCGTGTAGAGCGCCGCGACCGAGGTTCGCGCGGAGCGCGGGGCACCGGCATCCGGGGCCCCCGACACCGCCGACACGGCCTCGGACAACTCGGGGAACTCGTCGACGCTCGCGCCGGCCTCTTCGTGCGCGGGGTCGGCGTCCGGCGCGGGCTCCGCAGCCGGTCGGGTGAGCGGTGCCTCGGTGATGGGCGGTGCCGCGTCGGCGGAACTCGCACGCCGCGGTGGTGCCCACGGTTCCGGCGTCGAGGCCGTCTCGGCGGAGGCGGGCGTCGACGATTCGCGGGGACCATCGTCGTCGGTATCCGCCGGGGGCGGGGCCAGAGGCGTCGCGCGTCGCACGGGGAGGCCCGGCGTCAGCGGGACGGTGGGCTGGAACCCGTTCTCGTCAGCGTCCGCGGCAGGCGGTGCCGTCTCCGTCGAGCGGCGCCGCGGAGCGGCCTCCTCCTCGTCGAGGCGCAGGGCATCGAGCGCCTCGAACACGGACGTCGGCGGAGCGGCATCCGGTGCTCTGTCCTCGGCGCGGGGCGGCCGGTCCCCGTCAGAGGGCGGAGGGACGTCGTCGTTGCGGGTCGGCGCCCAATCCACGGCCGAGGGAACCGCGTCGGAGAGGGAGCCGGACGGAGCCGCGAACGGGAGGATCACCGGAGCGGAGGCGGGTGCCTCGTCGTCCGCGCGGACGGGGCCGTCTTCGCGACCTGCACTGTCGCCAGCCGGGGCGGGCGTCCATCCGCCCACGAGCGGGACGTAGGGACCGGAGAACTCCTGACCGCGACGAGCGGGTGCGGAGTCCTCGCTGATCGCGCCGGACCGCGCCGTCGGCGCGGCGCCCTCCCAGCGCGCCGAGCCGAAACCGAGGACACTCGCCCAGACCACCTGCAGCAGGACTCCGAGGACGGTCGTTCCGACGCCGCGCCCGAATCCGAGGCTGATGCGATGCACCGCGACGATGAAGACCACCAGGAAAGCGATCGCTCCGAACAGCGGCACGAGGTTCAGCAGGATCAGCCACGGAGAGAAGCCGCCGAGCTTGAGCACCGTGGCGACGTTGAGGACGGGAATCCACGCCTTCCAGGGCTTCTCCTCCGCCTTGGCGAAGATCGCCGACAGTCCGAGGGCGTACCAGACATACAGGACGACGAAGAGGGCGATGCTCGAGAGACCGAGGATGGCGCCGGTGGAATCGTTCATGTCGTGTCGCGCCGCCGTCGGGCGGACGGGCGCTTCCCCCTCTCGTCGCGGTGCGGCGGCCGTCGGCGCGTGGGGCGCGGGGCGAGGAACCGCAGGAACGATCTCAACGATACGGCCGCGCGCAGCCGGCGCCATCCGCCGCGCTGACGCGCCAGCGTGCGGCGTTCCGCGTCGACGATCCGCCAGAAGGCCGCGGCGTCCTCGGCGGTGACCGTGCGCGAGGAGAACACGGCGCGGTCGGCGTCGTCGGCCAGACGCGAACCGCCGCTCGTGCCGAGGGCCGCGGCGAGCTCGCGACGCGTCGGCGACGGCGGCAGCTCGTGGCCCGCATCCACCCCGGCATCCACGTACTCGTCCCATCCTCCGGCGATCGCGGCACGCGGATCCGGGTCGCGCCGACGACCTCGCCGACGGACAGCTTTGGCGATCACGACGACGAGGAACGGGCCGAAGAGCACCACCACGACCAGCAGCGAGATCCCCGCGACACGGAGGATCGGCCAGAGCCAGGCGAGATCGAGGCCGTCCGCGGACCGATCCTCGTCGTCGGGGGTGTTGTCCTGCTGCACCGGTTCCGGTGGCACGACGTCGTCGACCGTGTCGGGGCGCACCTCCGTGACGTTCTCCGGGTCGCGCTGCTCGGTCACCTCGAGGCTGGGCGACTGCTCCCACTGCGGTGTCACGTCGATCGCCGCCCACCGGCCGTCGGCTCCCTGCACCTCGGTCCACGCGCTCAGGTCGCGCGCGCGACACACGCCCGCCTCGCAGGTGAGCAGGGAGGGCTCCGCGGAGGTGAGACGCGTCCCGACCACGACACGTGCCGGGAAGCCGAGATCCTCGGCGATGAGGGCGGCGGCGACGGCGAACTGCTCATCGTCACCGACGGCGGCGACGTAGTTGCCGGATGCCACGGCACGGGGGTCGTCCTCCCGATCGAGGAGGCGCTGGAACATCGTGTCGATGCGAGCCAGGGAGTGACCGGACGCACTCGGCTGGAGCTGATAGCCAGGGAGATCGCTCGCCCACGTCGGCGCGGACGCGCCGGGTGCGGGGGCGAGTCCGTGGCTGAGATATCCGCGCTCGCGAAGCATCTGCACGAGCGCAGCCAGCGCCGCTCCCCCTTCCCCGGAGGCGTGCTCGTCGACCCAGCGGCGGAGGTTCTCCCCACCCGAGACCGCGTCCGACGTGCCCGGGGCGGTCATCGTCGCGAGATCGGGCGCGACCTCTTCGGACGCCGTCAGCCGGTAGCGATCACCCGGGGCGAGACCGCCGTCGGCGATCTGCACACCCGCCTCCGCGGCCACGCTGTAGTAGAACCGATCGGCGAGCGCCCCCTGCCGATCCCCCTCGAACGTCGCGCGGACGAGGCTCCCGGCCGTCGGCATCCAGATCCCGCCGAGGTCGTCGATCTCGATCTCGGCGTCGACGGGGCGTCCGTCGCGTGCGGGGAGGCTCGAGGGGACGCGGACGAAGCGCCCGTCTCCGGCCCC includes these proteins:
- a CDS encoding DUF5684 domain-containing protein — encoded protein: MNDSTGAILGLSSIALFVVLYVWYALGLSAIFAKAEEKPWKAWIPVLNVATVLKLGGFSPWLILLNLVPLFGAIAFLVVFIVAVHRISLGFGRGVGTTVLGVLLQVVWASVLGFGSARWEGAAPTARSGAISEDSAPARRGQEFSGPYVPLVGGWTPAPAGDSAGREDGPVRADDEAPASAPVILPFAAPSGSLSDAVPSAVDWAPTRNDDVPPPSDGDRPPRAEDRAPDAAPPTSVFEALDALRLDEEEAAPRRRSTETAPPAADADENGFQPTVPLTPGLPVRRATPLAPPPADTDDDGPRESSTPASAETASTPEPWAPPRRASSADAAPPITEAPLTRPAAEPAPDADPAHEEAGASVDEFPELSEAVSAVSGAPDAGAPRSARTSVAALYTQPEFAPGVEDDDDDIDALDRTVVARRRRIPWALIPPGGDPVDLTSPVVIVGRRPAADDAFPDAQLVAISDETRTVSKTHARLQLRGDTWFVTDLNSTNGVLFATLMGTEVEAPPGEEIEAGERFFLGDAEVRLSRRDA
- a CDS encoding transglutaminase domain-containing protein — its product is MSRTTTRDAARPARLVAGALYTAVTVALAAVAAWPVYASASFLVLVAAATVAAVLVVSLVAWRRGGAWMTTAATVVAFVVLCVPLAVPSRLGAPLEIARGVGEAVIGAVLGWKDLVTVDLPVGAYRNLLVPALVVFLVGTVVTLSLAWRADRRSSGAVVSGLLMIGFGLFFGRTSPSAPVVIGPLTVPAPVETGVGLAALLSAVLWLAWRTHDERTRSLRRARALAGVQPSARRSVADRRRTLAGAGMILVAVVVTVAVVPWAAADADRRVLRSVTGPERQIAEAISPLSAYRAMFSDARADDVLFRVSGDGALPERVRVATLDAYDGEIFRASGAGDGRFVRVPSSLPARDGRPVDAEIEIDDLGGIWMPTAGSLVRATFEGDRQGALADRFYYSVAAEAGVQIADGGLAPGDRYRLTASEEVAPDLATMTAPGTSDAVSGGENLRRWVDEHASGEGGAALAALVQMLRERGYLSHGLAPAPGASAPTWASDLPGYQLQPSASGHSLARIDTMFQRLLDREDDPRAVASGNYVAAVGDDEQFAVAAALIAEDLGFPARVVVGTRLTSAEPSLLTCEAGVCRARDLSAWTEVQGADGRWAAIDVTPQWEQSPSLEVTEQRDPENVTEVRPDTVDDVVPPEPVQQDNTPDDEDRSADGLDLAWLWPILRVAGISLLVVVVLFGPFLVVVIAKAVRRRGRRRDPDPRAAIAGGWDEYVDAGVDAGHELPPSPTRRELAAALGTSGGSRLADDADRAVFSSRTVTAEDAAAFWRIVDAERRTLARQRGGWRRLRAAVSLRSFLRFLAPRPTRRRPPHRDERGKRPSARRRRDTT